One stretch of Amycolatopsis sp. NBC_00345 DNA includes these proteins:
- a CDS encoding class I adenylate-forming enzyme family protein — MAPSFFLTRVLAALEQGGSAVLFHHDDGVTTYREAHEILLRLYTGLGDADGDVVAIDARNRPETVLAQLSAQLRGFEVLLVAASSSRPARAAVLTSTGAVLLTDNDLDRLAGAGTSTPDSLPDGVTTVFPSGGTTGAPKLIRHSGIYDGMAHIFAPDPAGPGRILVTAPLTHMTGNAAVLGAILCGNTVVLRNAFHAEQLLTDIAEYRVTSLSLTPPRLSAVLDSPALAATDVSSVRSLSLGAAPLSPRRLADALAVFGPVVGQGYGLTEAPMIASISAAELTGRPERLGSVGRIVPGMEARIEAGQVLVRGLSMMDGYHGEPPIGDGWLPTGDLGSFDEEGYLYLSDRIGDVIVTGEHGTKVASTAVEHALLAHPLVTAAAVFGVPGPGGEGELVHAVVVATGPLAPGDLRDHVRAELGGEHFVPSEVEFTTALPLTAVGKVDKRSLREPFWAGHDRGIA; from the coding sequence GTGGCACCGAGTTTTTTCCTGACCCGCGTCCTGGCCGCGCTCGAACAGGGCGGCTCAGCAGTGCTGTTCCACCATGACGACGGCGTGACGACGTACCGCGAAGCGCACGAAATCCTGTTGCGGCTCTACACCGGGCTCGGTGACGCCGACGGCGACGTGGTGGCGATCGACGCCCGGAACCGGCCGGAAACCGTGCTGGCCCAGCTCTCCGCGCAACTGCGGGGCTTCGAGGTGTTACTGGTGGCCGCGTCGTCGAGCCGCCCCGCGCGGGCCGCGGTCCTCACGTCGACCGGCGCGGTGCTGCTGACCGACAACGACCTCGACCGGCTGGCCGGCGCCGGAACGTCCACTCCGGACTCACTGCCGGACGGCGTCACCACGGTCTTCCCCAGCGGCGGCACCACCGGGGCGCCCAAGCTGATCCGGCACAGCGGCATCTACGACGGCATGGCGCACATCTTCGCGCCGGACCCGGCGGGACCGGGGCGCATCCTCGTCACCGCGCCCCTGACGCACATGACCGGCAACGCGGCCGTGCTTGGCGCGATCCTTTGCGGCAACACCGTTGTGCTGCGTAACGCCTTCCACGCCGAACAGCTGCTAACCGACATCGCCGAGTACCGCGTCACTTCGCTATCGCTGACGCCGCCCCGGCTCTCGGCGGTGCTGGACAGCCCAGCGCTGGCGGCCACCGACGTCAGCAGCGTGCGGTCGCTTTCGCTGGGTGCCGCGCCGCTCTCGCCGCGGCGGCTAGCTGACGCGCTGGCCGTGTTCGGCCCCGTGGTCGGGCAGGGGTACGGGCTCACCGAGGCCCCGATGATCGCCAGCATCTCCGCCGCCGAGCTGACCGGACGGCCCGAGCGGCTCGGGTCCGTCGGCCGGATCGTGCCGGGCATGGAGGCCCGGATCGAAGCCGGTCAGGTCCTCGTCCGCGGACTGTCCATGATGGACGGTTACCACGGCGAGCCGCCGATCGGCGACGGCTGGCTGCCCACCGGCGACCTGGGCTCGTTCGACGAAGAGGGTTACCTCTACCTGTCCGACCGCATCGGCGACGTGATCGTGACCGGCGAGCACGGCACGAAAGTCGCGTCGACCGCGGTGGAACACGCGCTGCTCGCCCATCCCCTGGTCACCGCGGCGGCGGTCTTCGGCGTCCCCGGCCCCGGCGGCGAGGGCGAGCTGGTGCACGCGGTGGTGGTCGCGACCGGCCCTCTCGCTCCCGGTGACCTGCGCGACCACGTCCGGGCCGAGCTGGGTGGCGAGCACTTCGTGCCGTCCGAAGTGGAGTTCACCACGGCGCTGCCGCTGACCGCCGTGGGCAAGGTCGACAAACGGTCCCTGCGCGAGCCGTTCTGGGCCGGGCACGACCGCGGCATCGCCTGA
- a CDS encoding reverse transcriptase family protein, translating into MSGETVTSASLLEPWPVWRWPVARWASFDECAAALDLTPGELGWFGDARGWNRRANPVLRHYSYRWIPTASGGIRLIERPKPRLAELQRRVRRHVLDALPVHEAAHGFRPGRSVVTCAQPHAGQQLVVRMDLEGFFPTVSARRIRSLLELAGYPGAVSAALAGILTTATPADVLREAPAGRRGPVRTRLMNSLAATHLPQGAPSSPSVANAVTHHLDRRLAGLARTLDARYTRYADDLAFSGDAGLPLHRLLPGVRLIVTAEGFRVHEDKTSVAAAHQQQRVAGLVVNSTPAAARASYDELRAVLHNCTRTGPAAQNRAGHPDFRAHLLGRISWIAATSQARGEKLKALFDRIDWRVEPDPAGD; encoded by the coding sequence ATGAGCGGAGAAACAGTCACCTCCGCGTCGCTGCTCGAACCGTGGCCGGTCTGGCGCTGGCCGGTCGCCCGGTGGGCGTCGTTCGACGAGTGCGCCGCCGCGCTGGACCTGACGCCCGGTGAGCTGGGCTGGTTCGGCGACGCGCGGGGCTGGAACCGGCGCGCGAACCCGGTCCTGCGGCACTATTCGTACCGCTGGATTCCCACCGCGTCCGGCGGGATCCGGCTGATCGAGCGGCCGAAGCCGCGGCTGGCCGAGCTGCAGCGCCGCGTCCGGCGGCACGTGCTCGACGCGCTGCCGGTGCACGAGGCGGCGCACGGGTTCCGGCCCGGCCGCTCGGTCGTCACCTGCGCGCAGCCGCACGCCGGGCAACAGCTCGTGGTGCGGATGGACCTCGAGGGCTTCTTCCCGACGGTGTCCGCGCGGCGGATCCGCTCCCTGCTGGAGCTGGCGGGTTACCCCGGCGCCGTGTCGGCCGCGCTGGCCGGGATCCTGACCACCGCGACCCCCGCCGACGTCCTGCGCGAGGCCCCCGCCGGACGACGGGGGCCGGTTCGCACCCGGCTGATGAACAGCCTCGCCGCCACCCACCTTCCCCAGGGTGCGCCGTCTTCGCCGAGCGTCGCGAACGCCGTGACGCACCACCTCGACCGCAGGCTCGCCGGGCTGGCCCGCACCCTCGACGCGCGCTACACCCGCTACGCCGACGACCTCGCCTTCTCCGGCGACGCCGGCCTCCCGCTGCACCGGCTGCTGCCCGGCGTCCGCCTGATCGTCACGGCCGAGGGATTCCGCGTGCATGAGGACAAAACGTCGGTGGCCGCGGCGCATCAGCAACAGCGGGTCGCGGGCCTCGTTGTCAACAGCACGCCGGCCGCCGCGCGCGCGAGCTACGACGAGCTGCGCGCCGTGCTGCACAACTGCACCCGCACCGGCCCGGCCGCGCAGAACCGCGCCGGGCACCCGGACTTCCGCGCCCATCTGCTCGGCCGCATCAGCTGGATCGCGGCGACGAGCCAAGCGCGCGGAGAGAAGCTGAAGGCGCTGTTCGACCGGATCGACTGGCGCGTGGAACCGGACCCGGCAGGAGACTGA
- a CDS encoding cupin domain-containing protein → MESDNTESVFDVFAELARLPETAETMLVDKYFVDKPSASARIFRIYRELPLHYHTECDEHLYVVSGRGTFHLDGEEYEARPGLFLSFAKTKVHGFPSITEHPLVVLSVDVPRRRPDDIVFVDPRQGDAASFMARNQPR, encoded by the coding sequence ATGGAGAGCGACAACACCGAGAGCGTCTTCGACGTCTTCGCCGAGCTGGCGCGGCTGCCGGAGACCGCCGAAACGATGCTGGTGGACAAGTACTTCGTCGACAAGCCGTCGGCGAGCGCGCGGATCTTCCGGATCTACCGGGAACTGCCGCTGCACTACCACACCGAGTGCGACGAGCACCTGTACGTGGTGAGCGGCCGCGGCACGTTCCACCTCGACGGCGAGGAGTACGAAGCGCGGCCGGGCTTGTTCCTCAGCTTCGCGAAGACAAAGGTGCACGGGTTCCCGAGCATCACCGAGCACCCGCTGGTCGTGCTGTCCGTGGACGTGCCACGCCGACGGCCCGACGACATCGTCTTCGTGGACCCCAGGCAGGGCGACGCCGCTTCGTTCATGGCTCGCAACCAACCGCGCTGA
- a CDS encoding class I SAM-dependent methyltransferase: MPGFPGCSWYSETGAPPPRRVVTADDTLSAASAYRLATAGTGVLWTGGFPNARQLLSALDRRLPGPSAGSDPAQAFRRHREARARRARVLGKLLLRLEPGARLKAARAPDVQVACAEAGCSTERAFLCSLRDLLGMIGAHEWRRRGVLVPALGARIHPHHGVFSPVRGEYVGLVARAPLPAGARTALDIGTGTGVLAAVLARRGVASVLASDRSARAVACAEDNIARLGLARQVTVTEADVFPARARAPLVVCNPPWLPGRAASALDAAVYDPGSRMLRAFLDRLPRHLEPGGEAWLILSGFAEQAGLRTREELLGLFDRAGLEVAGRLDATPRHRRALDPTDPLHALRAAEVTSLWRLRVR; this comes from the coding sequence ATGCCCGGTTTTCCGGGCTGTTCGTGGTACTCGGAAACCGGCGCCCCGCCGCCCCGGCGGGTGGTCACGGCCGATGACACCCTCTCGGCCGCGAGCGCCTACCGCCTGGCGACGGCCGGGACCGGCGTCCTCTGGACCGGCGGTTTCCCGAACGCCCGCCAGCTGCTGTCGGCGCTGGACCGGCGGCTTCCCGGGCCGTCGGCGGGCTCGGACCCGGCCCAGGCGTTCCGGCGGCACCGGGAGGCCAGGGCCCGGCGGGCCCGGGTGCTCGGGAAACTGCTGCTGCGCCTGGAACCGGGCGCCCGGCTGAAGGCGGCACGGGCCCCGGACGTCCAGGTGGCGTGCGCCGAGGCGGGATGTTCGACGGAGCGGGCATTCCTCTGCTCGCTGCGCGACCTGCTCGGCATGATCGGGGCGCACGAGTGGCGGCGCCGGGGTGTGCTCGTGCCCGCGCTGGGCGCCCGGATCCATCCGCACCACGGTGTGTTCTCGCCCGTACGCGGTGAGTACGTCGGCCTGGTGGCGCGGGCGCCGTTGCCCGCGGGGGCGCGGACCGCGCTGGACATCGGCACCGGGACCGGGGTGCTCGCGGCGGTGCTGGCTCGGCGTGGCGTGGCATCGGTGCTCGCGTCGGACCGGTCGGCCCGCGCGGTCGCGTGCGCCGAGGACAACATCGCGCGGCTGGGGCTGGCCAGACAGGTCACGGTGACCGAGGCCGACGTCTTCCCGGCGCGGGCCCGGGCGCCGCTGGTGGTGTGCAACCCGCCGTGGCTGCCGGGGCGGGCGGCGTCGGCCCTCGACGCGGCGGTGTACGACCCGGGCAGCCGGATGCTGCGGGCGTTCCTCGACCGGCTGCCGCGCCACCTCGAGCCGGGCGGTGAGGCCTGGCTGATCCTGTCCGGCTTCGCCGAGCAGGCCGGGCTGCGCACGCGGGAAGAGCTGCTGGGCCTGTTCGACCGGGCGGGCCTGGAGGTCGCCGGGCGGCTCGACGCCACGCCACGGCACCGGCGGGCGCTCGACCCCACCGACCCGCTGCACGCCCTGCGGGCCGCCGAGGTCACGTCGTTGTGGCGGCTGCGCGTCCGCTGA
- a CDS encoding amidohydrolase → MSTTRVFRGGRVFTADAAGTVASAVAVSGGRIVAVGGDRTVAPYLREAEEVVELDGRLLLPGFGDAHVHPVMGGLERVRCDLSGANTVAAYVEIIGEYARSHPGREWVLGGGWAMEAFPGGRPHREVLDAVAGERPVLLPNRDHHSSWASSAALARAGITRDTPDPPDGRIERDAGGEPTGLLHEGAADLVRAVAPADTQEDLDEALAEAQRYLHAHGVTSWQDALLPVHEPGPSEHESYRRADLGGRLTAKVTGALWWDRSCPRSQVPEQVARLAAIRAATAADGRNYRTGTVKVMQDGVVETFTAAMLEPYLDSCGQTTGNHGIGFLEPELIREVTIALDAAGFQVHYHAIGDRAVREVLDALEAAAAVNGTSAQRHHLAHLQVVHPDDVPRFHRLGVTANLQALWATHEPQMDELTLPFLGDPRAGWQYPFGDLFRTGAALAMGSDWPVSSPDPLAAVHVAVTRIAPDAPAGTPALGPEQALPLATALRAYTAGSAAVNHLDHVTGSISVGKAADLVVLDRDPFAGPAGEIAAARVDRTYADGVEVHRA, encoded by the coding sequence ATGAGCACAACGAGGGTCTTCCGCGGCGGCCGCGTCTTCACCGCGGACGCCGCGGGGACAGTCGCGTCGGCGGTCGCGGTGTCCGGCGGGCGGATCGTCGCGGTGGGCGGCGACCGCACGGTGGCGCCGTACTTGCGTGAGGCCGAGGAGGTCGTGGAGCTGGACGGGCGGCTTCTGCTGCCCGGCTTCGGCGACGCGCACGTGCACCCCGTGATGGGCGGCCTCGAACGCGTCCGCTGCGACCTCTCCGGCGCGAACACCGTGGCCGCGTACGTCGAGATCATCGGCGAGTACGCCCGCAGCCACCCCGGGCGTGAGTGGGTCCTCGGCGGCGGCTGGGCGATGGAGGCGTTCCCCGGCGGACGGCCGCACCGCGAGGTGCTGGACGCCGTCGCCGGGGAACGCCCCGTGCTGCTCCCCAACCGCGACCACCACTCCAGCTGGGCCAGCTCGGCGGCGCTGGCGCGGGCCGGGATCACCCGCGACACCCCGGATCCCCCGGACGGCCGCATCGAGCGTGACGCCGGCGGCGAGCCCACCGGCCTGCTGCACGAGGGAGCCGCCGACCTCGTCCGCGCAGTCGCACCCGCGGACACCCAGGAGGATCTCGACGAAGCACTGGCCGAAGCCCAGCGCTACCTCCACGCCCACGGCGTCACCAGCTGGCAGGACGCCCTCCTCCCGGTGCACGAGCCGGGCCCGTCCGAGCATGAGTCGTACCGCCGCGCCGACCTCGGCGGCCGGCTCACGGCGAAGGTCACCGGCGCGTTGTGGTGGGACCGCTCGTGCCCGCGTTCGCAGGTGCCGGAACAGGTCGCGCGGCTGGCCGCGATCCGCGCCGCCACCGCCGCGGACGGCCGGAACTACCGCACCGGCACGGTCAAGGTGATGCAGGACGGCGTCGTCGAAACGTTCACCGCCGCGATGCTCGAGCCGTACCTGGACTCGTGTGGCCAGACGACCGGCAATCACGGAATCGGCTTCCTCGAACCCGAGCTGATCCGCGAAGTCACCATCGCGCTCGACGCGGCCGGCTTCCAGGTGCACTACCACGCGATCGGCGACCGCGCGGTACGCGAAGTCCTCGACGCGCTCGAAGCCGCGGCCGCCGTCAACGGCACTTCGGCGCAGCGCCACCACCTCGCGCACCTGCAGGTGGTGCATCCCGACGACGTGCCGCGGTTCCACCGGCTGGGCGTCACCGCGAACCTGCAGGCGCTGTGGGCCACCCACGAGCCGCAGATGGACGAGCTCACGCTGCCGTTCCTTGGCGACCCGCGGGCCGGCTGGCAGTACCCGTTCGGCGACCTGTTCCGCACCGGCGCGGCACTCGCGATGGGCAGCGACTGGCCGGTGAGCAGCCCGGACCCGCTGGCCGCCGTCCACGTCGCCGTCACCCGCATCGCGCCGGACGCCCCGGCGGGCACCCCCGCGCTCGGGCCGGAGCAGGCACTTCCGCTCGCGACGGCCTTGCGCGCGTACACCGCGGGCTCCGCCGCCGTGAACCACCTCGACCACGTCACGGGCTCGATCTCCGTCGGCAAGGCGGCCGATCTGGTCGTGCTCGACCGCGACCCGTTCGCCGGCCCGGCCGGTGAGATCGCGGCGGCCCGGGTGGACCGGACCTACGCGGACGGGGTCGAAGTCCACCGGGCCTGA
- a CDS encoding inorganic phosphate transporter has translation MTGTAALVAVIVLTVFFDYTNGFHDAANAIASAVSTRALGIRPALALAAVMNLAGALLSTGIAATVAKGIIDVPTDGSALTVVFAALVGAITWNLVTWYFGLPSSSSHSLVGGMVGAALAAAGTVHWAGIAEKVLIPMIVSPLLGLVLGYLVMVGVLWLLRRANSHRVGRNFRRLQVFSAAGLALGHGLQDAQKGMGIIVLALVAAGAQSSFAVPLWVTLLCAAALSLGTYSGGMRIMRTLGRRVFPLDPPHGFVAESVASSVLYLTAFAVKAPISTTHVITAAIMGVGATRRISAVRWGVARDIVLGWVLTFPAAAAVAAAACLLIQAFT, from the coding sequence ATGACGGGCACGGCCGCCCTGGTCGCCGTCATCGTCCTCACCGTCTTCTTCGACTACACCAACGGCTTCCACGACGCCGCGAACGCGATCGCCAGCGCGGTCTCGACCCGCGCGCTCGGCATCCGGCCCGCGCTCGCGCTGGCCGCGGTGATGAACCTGGCCGGCGCGCTCTTGAGCACCGGCATCGCCGCCACGGTCGCGAAAGGCATCATCGACGTCCCGACGGACGGCTCCGCGCTCACCGTCGTGTTCGCCGCGCTGGTCGGCGCCATCACGTGGAACCTGGTGACCTGGTACTTCGGGCTGCCCTCGTCGTCCTCGCATTCGCTGGTGGGCGGCATGGTCGGCGCCGCGCTGGCGGCCGCGGGCACGGTGCACTGGGCCGGCATCGCCGAGAAGGTGCTGATCCCGATGATCGTCTCGCCGCTGCTCGGGCTGGTGCTGGGCTACCTGGTGATGGTCGGGGTGCTGTGGCTGCTGCGCCGGGCGAACTCGCACCGCGTCGGCCGCAATTTCCGGCGGCTGCAGGTGTTCTCCGCGGCGGGCCTCGCGCTGGGCCACGGTCTGCAGGACGCGCAGAAGGGCATGGGCATCATCGTGCTCGCGCTGGTCGCGGCGGGCGCCCAGTCGTCCTTCGCGGTGCCGCTGTGGGTGACGCTGCTGTGCGCCGCCGCGTTGTCGCTGGGCACGTACTCGGGCGGCATGCGCATCATGCGGACGCTCGGCCGCCGCGTCTTCCCGCTCGACCCGCCGCACGGCTTCGTCGCGGAGTCCGTGGCCTCGTCCGTGCTGTACCTGACGGCGTTCGCGGTGAAGGCCCCCATCTCCACCACCCACGTGATCACCGCGGCGATCATGGGGGTCGGCGCCACCCGGCGGATCTCGGCCGTCCGGTGGGGCGTCGCGCGGGACATCGTGCTGGGCTGGGTGCTCACCTTCCCGGCCGCGGCCGCCGTGGCCGCGGCGGCCTGCCTGCTCATCCAGGCGTTCACGTAG
- a CDS encoding DUF47 domain-containing protein: MRLTPRSTEFFDLLTEAAGNLVTATALLREFIAAPPAEREEIAKRIHEVENRGDDLTHQVMVQLNKSFITPFDREDIQALAARIDDVLDAIDAAADLAVLYRVDELPPGIDAQVKVLSRAADLTARSMPGLAKVSELEPFWVEINDLENEADRIYRRLLAHLFQPGADALTVLKTKEVVEQLEEAADAFEHIADVVQTIAVKES; this comes from the coding sequence ATGCGGCTGACTCCCCGCTCGACGGAGTTCTTCGACCTGCTCACCGAAGCGGCGGGGAACCTCGTGACGGCGACGGCGCTGCTGCGCGAATTCATCGCCGCGCCGCCCGCGGAGCGCGAGGAAATCGCGAAGCGGATCCACGAGGTCGAGAACCGCGGCGACGACCTCACCCACCAGGTGATGGTGCAGCTGAACAAGTCGTTCATCACGCCGTTCGACCGCGAGGACATCCAGGCGCTCGCCGCGCGCATCGACGACGTGCTCGACGCCATCGACGCGGCCGCGGACCTGGCCGTGCTCTACCGCGTGGACGAGCTGCCGCCCGGCATCGACGCCCAGGTGAAGGTGCTCAGCCGCGCGGCCGACCTGACCGCGCGGTCGATGCCCGGCCTGGCGAAGGTCAGTGAGCTGGAGCCGTTCTGGGTCGAGATCAACGACCTGGAGAACGAGGCCGACCGCATCTACCGGCGCCTGCTCGCGCACCTGTTCCAGCCCGGCGCCGACGCGCTGACCGTGCTGAAGACGAAGGAGGTCGTGGAGCAGCTGGAAGAGGCGGCGGACGCGTTCGAGCACATCGCCGACGTCGTCCAGACCATCGCGGTCAAGGAGTCCTGA
- a CDS encoding magnesium transporter CorA family protein, whose translation MAYTRVYRDGVLAERDFPVERVSDYLQDPSATVWLDFCEPTEADLAAISDELGLHALAVEDAVHEHQRPKLDRYETHAFLTAYSAHFDPESGAVTRSELAAFITPHALVTVRKDDGFDIEAVAARWDSSADLAKSGISFLLHGLLDYVVDGHFESVQALDEQIEALEDLVFDERPDQRELQRRSFRLRKSLTALRRVVLPMREVVNALMRRDQHLVDNVMMPYFQDVYDHVLRASEWTESLRDLVATVRETQLNLQGNRLNLIMKKVTSWAAIIAVPTAVTGFYGQNVPYPGFQATSGFWVSTVVIVLLSVGLYASFKRRDWL comes from the coding sequence ATGGCGTACACGCGGGTCTACCGCGACGGCGTGCTGGCCGAGCGGGACTTCCCGGTCGAGCGCGTCTCGGACTACCTCCAGGACCCGTCGGCCACGGTGTGGCTCGACTTCTGCGAGCCGACCGAGGCGGACCTCGCCGCGATCAGTGACGAGCTGGGCCTGCACGCGCTGGCCGTCGAGGACGCGGTGCACGAGCATCAGCGGCCGAAGCTCGACCGGTACGAGACGCACGCGTTCCTGACCGCGTACTCGGCGCACTTCGACCCCGAGAGCGGGGCGGTCACGCGGTCCGAGCTGGCCGCGTTCATCACCCCGCACGCGCTCGTGACCGTGCGCAAGGACGACGGCTTCGACATCGAGGCCGTCGCCGCGCGCTGGGACTCGTCGGCGGACCTGGCGAAGTCCGGCATCTCGTTCCTGCTGCACGGGCTGCTCGACTACGTCGTCGACGGGCACTTCGAGAGCGTGCAGGCGCTCGACGAGCAGATCGAGGCGCTGGAGGACCTGGTCTTCGACGAGCGGCCCGACCAGCGGGAGCTGCAACGGCGCTCGTTCCGGCTGCGCAAGAGCCTCACCGCGCTGCGCCGGGTGGTGCTGCCGATGCGCGAGGTGGTGAACGCGCTGATGCGCCGTGACCAGCACCTGGTCGACAACGTGATGATGCCGTACTTCCAGGACGTCTACGACCACGTGCTGCGCGCGTCGGAGTGGACGGAGTCGTTGCGCGACCTGGTGGCGACCGTGCGCGAGACCCAGCTGAACCTGCAGGGCAACCGGCTGAACCTGATCATGAAGAAGGTCACCAGCTGGGCCGCGATCATCGCGGTGCCCACGGCGGTGACCGGGTTCTACGGCCAGAACGTGCCGTACCCGGGTTTCCAGGCGACGTCCGGGTTCTGGGTGTCCACAGTGGTCATCGTGCTGCTTTCGGTGGGGCTGTACGCCTCGTTCAAGCGCCGCGACTGGCTGTGA
- a CDS encoding MCE family protein: protein MRTAEKPIWTALAGLIAAALAFVTALNAPNLPIIGDGTTYAAEFTEAAGLQTGNDVRVAGVKVGQVSAIGLRGDRVRVSFKVKGAWLGDTTTAAIKLKTVLGQKYVALDPEGGGTLDPDQPIPRSRTTVPYDLLTAFQQLSATVDAIDTGRLARSFDAITATFANTPTDVRTALGGLSRLSDTIASRDRGLTQLLANTRQVSSTLADRDVEVQRLFTDGNRLLDEVSRRESAISALLDGSRELAAQLSGLIEDNNRTLDPVLTQLDQLTSMLQRNQDALAKGIKAFAPLLRFATNLSGNGRWIDGYLCGLLPPSIGPVNERGCFG, encoded by the coding sequence ATGAGAACCGCCGAGAAGCCCATCTGGACCGCGCTGGCCGGGCTCATCGCCGCGGCCCTGGCCTTCGTCACTGCGCTCAACGCGCCCAACCTGCCCATCATCGGCGACGGCACCACCTACGCGGCGGAGTTCACCGAGGCCGCGGGCCTGCAGACCGGGAACGACGTGCGCGTCGCCGGGGTGAAGGTCGGCCAGGTGTCGGCGATCGGGCTGCGCGGCGACCGCGTGCGGGTTTCGTTCAAGGTCAAGGGCGCCTGGCTCGGCGACACCACCACCGCCGCGATCAAGCTGAAGACCGTGCTCGGCCAGAAGTACGTCGCGCTGGATCCCGAGGGCGGCGGCACGCTCGACCCTGACCAGCCGATCCCGCGCTCGCGCACCACCGTGCCCTACGACCTGCTCACGGCGTTCCAGCAGCTGTCCGCCACCGTCGACGCGATCGACACCGGCCGGCTCGCGCGCAGTTTCGACGCCATCACCGCGACGTTCGCGAACACCCCCACGGACGTGCGGACCGCGCTCGGCGGGCTCTCCCGGCTGTCGGACACCATCGCCTCGCGCGACCGCGGGCTGACGCAGCTGCTCGCGAACACCCGGCAGGTCTCGTCGACGCTGGCCGACCGCGACGTCGAGGTCCAGCGCCTTTTCACCGACGGCAACCGCCTGCTCGACGAGGTCAGCCGCCGCGAGTCCGCCATCTCCGCCCTGCTCGACGGCTCACGCGAACTCGCGGCCCAGCTCTCCGGCCTGATCGAGGACAACAACCGCACGCTGGACCCCGTGCTCACCCAGCTCGACCAGCTGACGTCGATGCTGCAGCGCAACCAGGACGCGCTCGCCAAGGGCATCAAGGCGTTCGCGCCGTTGCTCCGCTTCGCCACCAACCTGAGCGGCAACGGCCGCTGGATCGACGGTTATCTGTGCGGCCTGCTCCCGCCCTCGATCGGGCCGGTCAACGAGCGGGGGTGCTTCGGCTGA
- a CDS encoding class I SAM-dependent methyltransferase has protein sequence MDHQHEDRLTPRTLGGALRRKAGTVLRRAAARLHDPYSDQLNGMQDQLGRMREELRAEIVQQGDRLLDRVVEFEIRSRRDIVYAGDQDAALESNIFARESLIGAKHFGSPPETLKFALSLAPAGGMALEFGVASGNTLRTISGARGGVEVYGFDSFEGLPEAWLNGMPAGAFARDDLPDVPGAELVVGLFADSLPGFLEKHQGHVDFLHVDGDLYSSAKTVLDLVGPRLRPGSIVHFDEFFNFPGWKRHEYRAWMEHIEKTGVEFTYEAYTYNDNQVTVRITGVPGLDQPTAADVSRSTPAR, from the coding sequence ATGGACCATCAGCACGAAGATCGTTTGACACCAAGGACTTTGGGCGGGGCCCTGCGGCGCAAGGCCGGCACGGTGCTGCGCCGGGCCGCCGCCCGGCTGCATGACCCGTACTCCGATCAGCTGAACGGGATGCAGGACCAGCTGGGCCGGATGCGGGAAGAGCTGCGCGCCGAGATCGTCCAGCAGGGTGACCGGCTCCTCGACCGGGTGGTCGAGTTCGAGATCCGCAGCCGCCGCGACATCGTCTACGCCGGCGACCAGGACGCGGCGCTGGAGAGCAACATCTTCGCCCGCGAAAGCCTGATCGGCGCCAAGCATTTCGGCAGCCCGCCGGAGACGCTGAAGTTCGCGCTGTCGCTCGCGCCGGCCGGCGGCATGGCGCTGGAGTTCGGCGTCGCGTCGGGGAACACCTTGCGCACCATCTCGGGCGCGCGCGGCGGCGTCGAGGTCTACGGCTTCGATTCGTTCGAGGGCCTGCCCGAAGCGTGGCTGAACGGCATGCCCGCCGGCGCCTTCGCGCGGGACGACCTGCCGGACGTCCCCGGGGCCGAACTCGTCGTGGGCCTCTTCGCCGACAGCCTCCCGGGCTTCCTCGAAAAGCACCAGGGCCACGTCGATTTCCTGCACGTGGACGGCGACCTGTACAGCTCGGCCAAGACCGTGCTGGACCTCGTCGGGCCGCGCCTGCGGCCGGGCAGCATCGTGCACTTCGACGAGTTCTTCAACTTCCCGGGCTGGAAGCGGCACGAGTACCGCGCCTGGATGGAGCACATCGAGAAGACCGGCGTCGAGTTCACCTACGAGGCCTACACGTACAACGACAACCAGGTCACCGTGCGCATCACCGGCGTGCCCGGCCTCGACCAGCCCACCGCCGCCGACGTCAGCCGAAGCACCCCCGCTCGTTGA
- a CDS encoding PaaI family thioesterase, translated as MDLTALMDLAAAREGLAAQPFSVLLGARLTEFGDSRATIELDIRDELRQQNGYVHGGVLAYAADNTLTFAAGAVLGPAVLTAGFTIDYLRPAGGPKLRAEAVVVQSGRSRATSRCDLYTVDEDGASALCAVAQGTVVATRG; from the coding sequence ATGGATCTCACTGCTTTGATGGATCTCGCCGCCGCCCGCGAAGGGCTCGCCGCCCAGCCGTTCTCAGTCCTGCTCGGCGCCCGGCTGACGGAGTTCGGCGACAGCCGCGCGACGATCGAGCTCGACATCCGCGACGAGCTGCGCCAGCAGAACGGCTACGTCCACGGCGGCGTGCTCGCCTACGCCGCGGACAACACGCTCACGTTCGCCGCCGGCGCCGTTCTCGGCCCGGCAGTGCTGACCGCGGGCTTCACGATCGACTACCTGAGGCCCGCCGGCGGCCCGAAGCTGCGCGCCGAAGCCGTGGTCGTCCAATCCGGCCGCTCGCGCGCGACGTCCCGGTGCGATCTGTACACAGTGGACGAAGACGGCGCGTCGGCACTCTGTGCGGTAGCGCAGGGGACGGTCGTCGCTACCCGCGGGTAG